From the genome of Haloarcula limicola, one region includes:
- a CDS encoding lamin tail domain-containing protein translates to MRRLPLVALLALTVVLAGCGGFTVPAEQTPTERATAAQSPAERTVADTEGETAVGAPSAGPLPEDRTRVTVTAVVDGDTIRVRYGNGTEDTVRLVGVDTPEVNAENDPAEFEGIPPTAAGSECLRGAGIDASNFAKRHLLGETVEIAFDPATERRGYYDRLLAYVVVDDRLFNYRLVTTGHARVYDESPFTRKDRFLEAESAAREARLGLWQCVDPDSVDRSTPTATASESGLVVAGIHADAEGNDNENLNGEYVVFANRGDDPISLSGWTVTDGAGHRYTFGDYALAPGERVTLYTGSGSDTQRERYWGASGAVWNNGGDTITVRDAGGTVVLERSY, encoded by the coding sequence GACTGCCGCGCAGTCACCCGCCGAGCGGACGGTCGCCGACACCGAGGGGGAGACCGCCGTCGGCGCGCCCTCGGCCGGCCCGCTCCCGGAGGACCGGACCCGAGTAACGGTCACCGCCGTCGTCGACGGCGACACCATCCGCGTCAGGTACGGCAACGGGACCGAAGACACCGTCCGGCTGGTCGGCGTCGACACGCCCGAAGTCAACGCGGAGAACGACCCCGCCGAGTTCGAGGGGATACCGCCGACCGCGGCCGGGTCCGAGTGCCTGCGCGGCGCGGGCATCGACGCCTCGAACTTCGCCAAGAGGCACCTGCTCGGCGAAACGGTGGAGATCGCCTTCGACCCCGCCACCGAGCGCCGCGGCTACTACGACCGCTTACTGGCCTACGTGGTCGTCGACGACCGCCTGTTCAACTATCGACTGGTGACGACCGGTCACGCCCGGGTGTACGACGAGAGTCCCTTCACCCGCAAGGACCGGTTTCTCGAAGCCGAGTCGGCCGCCCGCGAGGCCCGCCTGGGACTCTGGCAGTGCGTCGACCCCGACTCGGTCGACCGCTCGACGCCGACGGCGACCGCGAGCGAGTCCGGGCTCGTCGTCGCCGGCATCCACGCCGACGCCGAGGGCAACGACAACGAGAACCTGAACGGCGAGTACGTCGTCTTCGCGAACCGCGGCGACGACCCCATCTCCCTGTCGGGGTGGACCGTCACCGACGGGGCCGGTCATCGCTACACCTTCGGCGACTACGCGCTCGCGCCCGGCGAGCGGGTCACGCTCTACACCGGCAGCGGGAGCGACACCCAGCGCGAGCGCTACTGGGGCGCGAGCGGCGCGGTCTGGAACAACGGCGGCGATACCATCACCGTCCGGGACGCCGGCGGGACCGTCGTCCTCGAACGATCGTACTGA